One segment of Bradyrhizobium sp. CB2312 DNA contains the following:
- a CDS encoding reverse transcriptase domain-containing protein, translated as MALDALHTAIMSQRVNWVLDADIRSFFDSVDHEWLLRMVAHRIADPRILRLIGLWLRAGVLESGEKQETDRGTPQGAGISPLLANIFLHYILDLWVHQWRRRHACGRVVTVRYAGFESKADALAGRTIIQRSTASTAKCVGPG; from the coding sequence ATGGCGCTTGATGCCCTGCATACGGCGATCATGAGCCAGCGTGTGAACTGGGTGCTCGATGCCGACATACGCAGCTTCTTCGACTCGGTCGACCACGAGTGGCTGTTGCGGATGGTGGCGCACAGGATCGCCGATCCACGCATCTTGCGGCTCATCGGGCTGTGGTTGCGGGCTGGCGTTCTTGAGAGCGGCGAGAAGCAGGAGACGGACAGGGGTACGCCGCAAGGGGCGGGCATCAGCCCGCTCCTTGCCAACATCTTCCTGCACTACATCCTCGATCTCTGGGTCCACCAATGGCGTCGTCGCCATGCATGCGGTCGCGTTGTGACCGTGCGCTATGCGGGCTTCGAGAGCAAGGCAGATGCACTGGCAGGCCGCACAATTATCCAGCGCTCAACGGCTTCTACCGCGAAGTGCGTCGGACCTGGCTAG
- a CDS encoding plasmid pRiA4b ORF-3 family protein, protein MSLNTTAVRIKVTLKDVKPEVMRRLVVPVTLRLDRLHLTLQEAFGWTNSHLFEFFAGEVRWGIPDPHNDYGHQPMDASKARLCDVVRETGAKTIHYLYDFGDSWDHVIKLEKWFDNTTTEGLPLLLEAAGRCPPEDVGGAPGYAEYLEAIGNPTHPEHEHMRLWDPERFDPNVVDRKALEAAVNALSDTWKPRRRATRTK, encoded by the coding sequence ATGAGCCTGAACACGACCGCGGTTCGGATCAAGGTGACCCTCAAGGATGTGAAGCCGGAGGTGATGCGTCGCCTTGTCGTACCCGTCACCTTGCGCCTTGATCGGCTACATCTGACCCTCCAGGAGGCATTTGGTTGGACGAATAGCCACCTCTTCGAGTTCTTCGCCGGTGAGGTCCGCTGGGGGATTCCTGATCCCCACAACGATTACGGCCACCAGCCCATGGATGCCAGCAAAGCGCGGCTTTGCGATGTCGTTCGCGAGACCGGCGCCAAGACGATCCATTATCTCTATGACTTCGGCGACAGCTGGGACCATGTGATCAAGCTTGAAAAATGGTTCGACAACACCACGACAGAGGGCCTGCCCCTCCTGCTCGAGGCAGCCGGTCGTTGTCCTCCGGAAGACGTCGGCGGTGCGCCGGGTTATGCCGAATACCTCGAAGCCATCGGCAACCCCACCCATCCAGAGCACGAACATATGCGCCTCTGGGACCCGGAGCGGTTCGATCCCAACGTCGTCGACCGGAAGGCGCTCGAAGCCGCGGTCAACGCGTTGTCCGACACATGGAAACCGCGGCGACGCGCCACGCGAACAAAATAG
- a CDS encoding IS110 family transposase yields MRTRNKPRPATVFGIDIGKNLFHVVGLDAAGMPIQKATFRRDTLLQFFERAGPALVGMEACSGSQWLARKIAAMGHTVRIIPAQFVKPYVKSNKNDIIDAAAIAEAVTRPTMRFVELRSPEHIDLQALHRVRDRMMSQRTCLINQMRAFCLEYGIAIHQGAGKFKADLPRVLADESNDLTSAMRRILASTFDELRQLELRIAEVNREIEAVASQSDTARRLMTIPGIGPLAATALLAAAGSARQFKKARDMAAWLGLVPREYSTGGKTKLLGISKRGNRYLRRMIIHGARSCVTHLDRSRYHLGAWLDGLQARMHTNKVTVALAAKIARIAWVVMTKPGASYERRDPAFS; encoded by the coding sequence ATGAGGACACGGAACAAGCCCAGGCCGGCAACGGTGTTTGGGATCGACATTGGCAAGAACCTTTTCCACGTCGTTGGACTCGACGCCGCCGGAATGCCGATCCAGAAGGCGACCTTTCGGCGCGATACGCTCTTGCAGTTCTTCGAACGTGCAGGACCGGCTTTGGTGGGGATGGAGGCCTGCTCCGGCTCGCAATGGTTGGCCCGCAAGATCGCCGCCATGGGGCACACCGTTCGCATCATCCCAGCTCAATTCGTGAAGCCATATGTGAAGTCCAACAAAAATGACATCATCGATGCCGCGGCGATCGCCGAAGCCGTGACGAGACCAACAATGCGCTTCGTCGAGCTAAGGTCGCCTGAGCACATTGACCTGCAAGCGCTGCATCGTGTTCGCGATCGGATGATGTCGCAACGGACGTGCCTCATAAATCAGATGCGCGCTTTTTGCCTGGAATATGGGATCGCTATTCACCAGGGCGCCGGCAAGTTCAAGGCAGATCTGCCGAGAGTTTTGGCAGATGAATCGAATGATCTAACGTCGGCCATGCGTCGCATTCTGGCATCTACATTCGACGAGCTGCGGCAGCTGGAGCTGCGGATCGCTGAAGTCAACCGCGAGATTGAGGCGGTTGCCTCTCAAAGCGATACCGCACGTCGATTAATGACTATCCCGGGCATTGGTCCACTCGCGGCGACGGCGCTTTTGGCAGCAGCTGGATCTGCCCGACAGTTCAAAAAGGCCCGCGATATGGCAGCTTGGCTGGGTCTTGTTCCCAGAGAATACTCTACGGGAGGCAAAACGAAGCTGCTGGGGATAAGCAAGCGCGGCAACCGATATCTGCGCCGGATGATCATCCACGGCGCCCGCTCCTGCGTGACACATCTTGATCGCTCGCGATATCACCTTGGCGCCTGGCTTGATGGACTTCAGGCACGCATGCACACCAACAAGGTCACCGTCGCCTTGGCGGCAAAGATTGCGCGGATCGCATGGGTGGTGATGACCAAGCCCGGCGCAAGCTACGAACGGCGGGATCCGGCCTTTAGCTGA
- the tnpB gene encoding IS66 family insertion sequence element accessory protein TnpB (TnpB, as the term is used for proteins encoded by IS66 family insertion elements, is considered an accessory protein, since TnpC, encoded by a neighboring gene, is a DDE family transposase.), whose product MAKETLGHDPMKGVAVVFRAKRADRVKIVVWDGSCLVRYWKRLDGGGFKWPPIVAGAMRMNAAQLSALLSGMDWTRMHAPRIPQPKALA is encoded by the coding sequence TTGGCGAAGGAGACGCTGGGCCATGATCCGATGAAGGGCGTGGCGGTGGTGTTCCGTGCGAAGCGCGCTGACCGGGTGAAGATCGTCGTCTGGGATGGCAGTTGCCTTGTGAGGTATTGGAAGCGGCTCGATGGCGGCGGCTTCAAATGGCCTCCCATCGTGGCCGGCGCGATGCGAATGAATGCCGCCCAGCTGTCCGCGCTTCTGTCCGGCATGGATTGGACGCGGATGCACGCGCCTCGGATCCCGCAGCCGAAAGCACTTGCGTAA
- a CDS encoding Lrp/AsnC family transcriptional regulator, producing MQYDRTDARILEIVQKNNRLTSEVIGELAGLSATACQRRLKRLRSEGIIEADVSILSPKAVGNPIQMLVLVTLERERSDIIDRFKKAIKSSAEVVNGFYVTGDADFVLYITARTMEDYEQFTRRFFYEKRDIKAVKTMVIMDRVKSGFAIPIEIPPEE from the coding sequence ATGCAGTATGATCGAACAGACGCCCGTATCCTTGAGATAGTGCAGAAAAACAACCGTCTAACCTCCGAGGTGATCGGCGAACTCGCCGGTCTTTCTGCTACCGCGTGTCAACGGCGACTGAAGAGGCTCCGTTCGGAAGGAATCATCGAGGCCGATGTCTCTATCCTGTCGCCGAAGGCGGTCGGAAATCCAATTCAAATGCTCGTGCTGGTCACTCTAGAGCGGGAGCGTTCAGACATCATCGACAGGTTCAAGAAGGCCATCAAATCGTCAGCTGAAGTCGTGAATGGCTTCTATGTCACCGGCGACGCGGACTTCGTCCTTTATATTACCGCGCGTACGATGGAAGACTACGAACAGTTCACACGACGATTCTTCTATGAGAAACGGGACATAAAGGCTGTCAAAACGATGGTCATAATGGACCGCGTAAAATCCGGCTTTGCTATTCCAATAGAGATTCCCCCAGAGGAGTAA